The proteins below come from a single Balaenoptera musculus isolate JJ_BM4_2016_0621 chromosome 1, mBalMus1.pri.v3, whole genome shotgun sequence genomic window:
- the STK40 gene encoding serine/threonine-protein kinase 40 isoform X2 — MLLHTEYSLLSLLHTQDGVVHHHGLFQDRTCEIVEDAESSRMVKKMKKRICLVLDCLCAHDFSDKTADLINLQHYVIKEKRLSERETVVIFYDVVRVVEALHQKNIVHRDLKLGNMVLNKRTHRITITNFCLGKHLVSEGDLLKDQRGSPAYISPDVLSGRPYRGKPSDMWALGVVLFTMLYGQFPFYDSIPQELFRKIKAAEYTIPEDGRVSENTVCLIRKLLVLDPQQRLAAADVLEALSAIIASWQSLSSLSGPLQVVPDIDDQMSNADSSQEAKVTEECSQYEFENYMRQQLLLAEEKSSVHEARSWGPRRQLGSVPPVRRLGHDAQPVNPLDAAILAQRYLRK, encoded by the exons ATGCTGTTACACACCGAGTActccctgctctccctcctccacacGCAGGATGGGGTGGTTCACCACCACGGGCTCTTCCAG gACCGCACCTGTGAAATTGTTGAGGACGCAGAATCCAGCCGAAtggttaagaaaatgaagaagcgCATCTGCCTCGTCCTCGACTGCCTCTGCGCACACGACTTCAGTGACAAGACCGCCGACCTGATCAACCTGCAGCACTACGTCATCAAGGAGAAGAGGCTCAGCGAGCGGGAGACCGTGGTCATCTTCTACGACGTGGTGCGCGTGGTGGAGGCCCTGCACCAG aaaaacatTGTGCACAGAGACCTGAAGCTTGGGAACATGGTGCTTAATAAGAG GACTCATCGGATAACCATCACCAACTTCTGCCTCGGGAAGCATCTCGTGAGCGAGGGGGACCTGCTGAAGGACCAGAGGGGGAGCCCCGCCTACATCAGTCCAGACGTGCTCAGCG GCCGGCCGTACCGGGGCAAGCCGAGCGACATGTGGGCCCTGGGCGTGGTGCTCTTCACCATGCTCTACGGCCAGTTCCCCTTCTACGACAGCATCCCGCAGGAGCTCTTCCGCAAGATCAAGGCCGCCGAGTACACCATCCCCGA GGACGGGCGGGTTTCTGAGAACACCGTGTGTCTCATCCGGAAACTGCTGGTCCTCGACCCCCAGCAGCGCCTGGCTGCGGCCGACGTCCTGGAGGCCCTCAGTGCCATCATTGCATCGTG GCAGTCCCTGTCCTCTCTGAGCGGGCCTTTGCAGGTGGTTCCTGACATTGACGACCAAATGAGCAACGCAGACAGCTCCCAGGAG GCGAAGGTGACGGAGGAGTGCTCCCAGTACGAGTTTGAGAACTACATGCGGCAGCAGCTGCTGCTGGCCGAGGAGAAGAGCTCCGTGCACGAGGCCCGCAGCTGGGGGCCCAGGCGGCAGCTGGGCAGCGTGCCGCCCGTGCGACGGCTGGGCCACGACGCGCAGCCCGTGAACCCCTTGGACGCAGCCATCCTGGCGCAGCGCTACCTGCGGAAATAG
- the STK40 gene encoding serine/threonine-protein kinase 40 isoform X1 has protein sequence MKRRASDRGAGETSARAKALGSGISGNNAKRAGPFILGPRLGNSPVPSIVQCLARKDGTDDFYQLKILTLEERGDQGIESQEERQGKMLLHTEYSLLSLLHTQDGVVHHHGLFQDRTCEIVEDAESSRMVKKMKKRICLVLDCLCAHDFSDKTADLINLQHYVIKEKRLSERETVVIFYDVVRVVEALHQKNIVHRDLKLGNMVLNKRTHRITITNFCLGKHLVSEGDLLKDQRGSPAYISPDVLSGRPYRGKPSDMWALGVVLFTMLYGQFPFYDSIPQELFRKIKAAEYTIPEDGRVSENTVCLIRKLLVLDPQQRLAAADVLEALSAIIASWQSLSSLSGPLQVVPDIDDQMSNADSSQEAKVTEECSQYEFENYMRQQLLLAEEKSSVHEARSWGPRRQLGSVPPVRRLGHDAQPVNPLDAAILAQRYLRK, from the exons ATGAAGCGGAGAGCATCAGACAGAGGAGCTGGGGAAACGTCGGCCAGGGCGAAGGCTCTaggaagtgggatttctggaaaTAATGCAAAGAGAGCTGGACCGTTCATCCTGG GTCCCCGTCTGGGCAACTCACCAGTGCCAAGCATCGTGCAGTGTTTGGCGAGGAAAGATGGCACGGATGACTTCTATCAGCTGAAG ATCCTTACACTTGAGGAGAGGGGCGACCAAGGAATAGAAAGCCAAGAGGAGAGGCAAGGCAAGATGCTGTTACACACCGAGTActccctgctctccctcctccacacGCAGGATGGGGTGGTTCACCACCACGGGCTCTTCCAG gACCGCACCTGTGAAATTGTTGAGGACGCAGAATCCAGCCGAAtggttaagaaaatgaagaagcgCATCTGCCTCGTCCTCGACTGCCTCTGCGCACACGACTTCAGTGACAAGACCGCCGACCTGATCAACCTGCAGCACTACGTCATCAAGGAGAAGAGGCTCAGCGAGCGGGAGACCGTGGTCATCTTCTACGACGTGGTGCGCGTGGTGGAGGCCCTGCACCAG aaaaacatTGTGCACAGAGACCTGAAGCTTGGGAACATGGTGCTTAATAAGAG GACTCATCGGATAACCATCACCAACTTCTGCCTCGGGAAGCATCTCGTGAGCGAGGGGGACCTGCTGAAGGACCAGAGGGGGAGCCCCGCCTACATCAGTCCAGACGTGCTCAGCG GCCGGCCGTACCGGGGCAAGCCGAGCGACATGTGGGCCCTGGGCGTGGTGCTCTTCACCATGCTCTACGGCCAGTTCCCCTTCTACGACAGCATCCCGCAGGAGCTCTTCCGCAAGATCAAGGCCGCCGAGTACACCATCCCCGA GGACGGGCGGGTTTCTGAGAACACCGTGTGTCTCATCCGGAAACTGCTGGTCCTCGACCCCCAGCAGCGCCTGGCTGCGGCCGACGTCCTGGAGGCCCTCAGTGCCATCATTGCATCGTG GCAGTCCCTGTCCTCTCTGAGCGGGCCTTTGCAGGTGGTTCCTGACATTGACGACCAAATGAGCAACGCAGACAGCTCCCAGGAG GCGAAGGTGACGGAGGAGTGCTCCCAGTACGAGTTTGAGAACTACATGCGGCAGCAGCTGCTGCTGGCCGAGGAGAAGAGCTCCGTGCACGAGGCCCGCAGCTGGGGGCCCAGGCGGCAGCTGGGCAGCGTGCCGCCCGTGCGACGGCTGGGCCACGACGCGCAGCCCGTGAACCCCTTGGACGCAGCCATCCTGGCGCAGCGCTACCTGCGGAAATAG